CGGCGCCATTGCCCGGCTGGTGGAGGCGACGCTGGACGACTGGGTCCGCGGCGGGAATCAGGCGCCGTTGATGTCCGCCGACGATGCAATCTCCGTTGACCATGTTGCTCGAAATAGAGCTGCCGCCCTATTGCCTCAAATTGCCTTAAAGGCATCCTAGATGGTTTGGGGCCAGGGCCTTGCGGCGCTGGATGAGGGAATTCGATGATCGACTTTTTTGTCCATAGTTTCAATGCGTTGAGCCATGGGCTCCTCGGTTATGCGGTTCCCTTCCTGTTCGTCCTGACCATCGTTGTGTTCTTCCACGAGCTCGGCCATTTCCTGGTCGCGCGGTGGGCGGGCGTTCGGGTGCTGACCTTTTCACTTGGTTTCGGACCTGAGCTGCTCGGCTTCAACGACCGCCACGGAACCCGCTGGAAGATTTCCGCGATTCCGCTTGGAGGCTACGTCAAGTTCTTCGGCGACGAGAGCGAGGCTTCGACCCCCTCGGCCGACACGCTTGCCGCGATGACCGCCGAGGAGCGCGCCGGCAGCTTCCATCACAAGAAGGTCGGCCCGCGCGCTGCCATCGTTGCGGCCGGCCCGATCGCCAATTTCATCCTGGGTGCGCTGATCTTCGCCGCCATGGCGCTGTACTACGGCAAGCCGAGCACGATCGCGCGCGTCGACGGCGTCGTTGCCGACGGTGCTGCGGCGGCGGCTGGTTTCAAGGTCGGGGACGTCGTCGTCCAGATCGACGGCAAGCCGATTGAGAGCTTTGCCGATATGCAGCGGATCGTCGCGATGAGCGCGGGTTCAACGCTTGCGTTCCAGGTCAAGCGCGACGGCGCCGTCGTGTCACTGACTGCGACCCCCGCATTGCTCGAGCGCAAGGATCCGTTCGGCAACCGCCACCGCGTCGGCGTGCTCGGCGTCGAGCACAAGTCGCAGGCCGGTGAGGCCTCGACCACCCCGGTGGGTGTCGGCGAGGCGCTCAAGATCGGCGTCGAGCAGGTCTGGTTCATCATCACCAGCACATTCAAGTTCCTGGGCTCGTTGTTCGTCGGAAACGGCAATCCCAACGAGGTCAGCGGCGTCTTGGGAATCGCGAAGATGTCGGGGCAGGCGGCCAGCGCCGGGTTCCAATTCGTGATCAATCTGTGTGCGGTGCTGTCGGTGTCGATCGGCCTGCTGAATCTGTTCCCAATCCCGCTGCTCGATGGCGGTCACCTTATGTTCTATGCGGCGGAAGTGGTGCGTGGCCGGCCTCTGTCCGAACGGACTCAGGAGATGGGGTTCCGAATCGGGCTCGGTTTAGTGCTGATGTTGATGGTGTTTGCGACCTACAACGACATCTTGCGGATGGCAGCTTCGTGATAGGGGCTTTTTTGTGGCGTTGCTGTTGAGCAACGTCTTGGAATGAAATTGAAATTGCGGCGCGCTCGGCCGTTTGCGGCGTCGGGGAAATTGGCTACAAGCGGCTTGAACTTGGGGAATCTTTCCAGATCGGCGTTGGGGTTGGGTCTGGTACGGAAATGATAAGGGCGCGTTGCGCGATGAAGTTTGGACTGCGACTCCGGGGGGGCTTGCTCGCAACCCTGATCATGTTCGGCGCGCCGGTGATTGCCCCGGTTGGGGCTGTTTTTGTGTCTTCGTCTGCGCTCGCTCAGACCGTTCAGTCGATTTCCGTCCAAGGAAATCGCCGTGTCGAGGTGGAGACGATCCGCTCCTATTTCAAGCCGGGTCCGGGTGGTCGCCTCGATCAAGGCGCCATCGACGACGGCCTCAAGGCATTGATCGAGACGGGCCTGTTCCAGGACGTCAGGATCAACCGCGGTCCTGGCGGCGGCATCATCGTCTCCGTGGTGGAAAACCCGGTGATCGGCCGCATCGCCTTCGAGGGCAACAAGAAGATCAAGGACGAGCAGCTCACCGCCGAGGTCCAGTCCAAGGCGCGCGGCACCTTCTCCCGCGCCATGGTGCAGTCGGACACCCTGCGAATCGCTGAAATCTATCGCCGGTCCGGCCGCTACGACGTGCACGTCACGCCTGAGATCATCGAGCAGCCGAACAACCGCGTCGACCTGATCTTCACGGTCGAGGAGGGCGCCAAGACCGGTGTCAAGTCGATCGAGTTCGTCGGCAACAACGCATACTCATCCTATCGCCTCAGGGACGTCATCAAGACGCGCGAGACAAACCTGCTGAGCTTCCTCGGCAGCGGCGACGTCTATGATCCTGACCGCGTCGAGGCCGATCGCGACCTGATTCGCCGCTTCTACCTCAAGCACGGCTTTGCCGACGTCCAGGTCGTGGCCGCGCTCACTGAGTACGATCCCGAGAAGAAGGGCTTCAACGTCACCTTCAAGATCGAGGAAGGTGTTCAGTACCGCGTCGGTGCGGTCGATTTCCGCTCCAGCATCCCGAACTTCGATCCCACCACGATGCGCGCCTATTCGCGCGTCAATGTCGGCTCGCTCTACAACGTCGAAGCGGTCGAGAAATCGGTCGAAGAGATGCAGATCGAGGCCTCGCGCCGTGGTTATGCCTTCGCCGTGGTCCGTCCCGGCGGCGACCGCAACTTCGAGGCCCACACCGTCTCCGTGGTGTTCAACATCGACGAGGGCCCGCGCACCTATGTCGAGCGCATCAACCTGCGCGGCAACACCCGCACGCGCGACTACGTGATCCGCCGCGAGTTCGACATCTCCGAGGGCGATGCCTACAATCGCGCGCTGGTCGACCGTGCCGAGCGTCGCCTGAAGAACCTCGATTACTTCAAGAGCGTGAAGATCACGACGGAACCCGGCTCGTCGAGCGACCGCGTGATCCTGATCGTTGACATGGAAGAGAAGTCGACCGGCGATTTCTCGGTCTCGGGCGGCTACTCCACGACCGACGGCGCGCTGGCCGAAGTCTCGATCTCCGAGCGCAATTTGCTCGGCCGCGGCCTGTTCGCCAAGGCGTCGGTGACCTATGGCCAGTACGCACGCGGCTATTCGCTGTCGTTCGTCGAGCCGTATCTGCTCGACTACCGCGTCGCCCTCGGCCTCGACCTCTATCAGCGCCAGCAGCTGTCCAACAGCTACATCTCCTACGGCACCAAGACGCTCGGCTTCTCGCCGCGCCTCGGCTTCTCCTTGCGTGAAGATCTGGCGCTCCAGCTGCGCTATTCGATCTATCAGCAGGAAATCACGCTGCCATCCACACTGGCGAACTGTAACAACGTTCTGGGTTCTTCGGCATTCAACCCGAGCCCGGCCTTCGTCAATGCCAATGGCGGCGTTCCGGATCTCACCTCGACCAACGGCCTCGGCTGCTATTTCGACGGCGAAGCCTCGTTGCCGGTGCGCAAGGAGCTTGCCGGCGGCAAGACCCTGACCTCGGCGCTCGGCTACACGCTGACCTACAACACGCTGGACAACAACAAGAACCCCACCGACGGCCTGCTCATCGACTTCCGGCAGGATTTCGCGGGCGTCGGCGGCGACGTCAGCTATCTGAAGACCGCGGCGGACGGAAAGTACTACGCCCCGCTGGTGTCTGATATCGTCGGTCTCGTCCATCTCCAGGGCGGCGTCCTGACCAAGATCAGCAAAGATCTGCGAATGCTGGACCAGTTCCAGATGGGCCCGAACCTCGTCCGCGGCTTCGCTCCGAACGGCATCGGCCCGCGCGATCTGAATCCTTTCGGTACGCAGGACGCGCTCGGCGGCACCAAGTACTGGGGCGCTTCGTTCGAATTGCAGATGCCGTTCTGGTTCCTGCCGAAGGAAGTGGGTCTGAAGGGCGCGGTCTATGCCGATGCCGGCGGCCTGTATGACTACAAGGGACCGACGAGCTGGACGGCGACCAACGAGGTCAACGTGCCGGGCTGTATCCCGTCGACGGTCAATCCGCCGAGCGCCGGAACCTGTACTGGCCTCGTCTACGACGACAGTAAGGTGATCCGCTCGTCGGTCGGTGTCGGCTTGATCTGGCAGTCGCCGTTCGGTCCGCTGCGTTTCGACTACGCGGTGCCCCTCAGCAAGGGCCGGTACGACCGCACGCAGGAGTTCCGGTTCGGCGGCGGTACGACGTTCTAATTCGATCAGCACGGCACGATCCGGTTCACTGGAACCGGTTTCCGAAAGGGATCGTGCCTCTCCTGGAGATGAGGCATGATGCGGCCTGGCCGCTTCATGCCGAAGCCGGACCGCGACGGGGTGGAATGGCGCAGCCGACCTTCTTCACACAACCGCCCGCCTCAGCGCTGGTCGACATTGCCGCGCTGACCAAGGCGCAGCTGGTCGACCCCGCGAGGGGCGGCCACAGGATCACGGGCCTTGCTTCGCTCGACGAAGCCGGCCCGATGCATCTGACGTTCTTCGATAACCTGAAATATGCCGATCAGCTCAAGGCGACCAAGGCCGGCGCTTGCTTCGTCAGCCCGCGCTTCGAGGCCCAGGTGCCCGCGCATGTGGCCGTGCTGCGGGTGGCGCAGCCATTCCGCGCCTTCGTCAGGATCGCGCGGGAATGGCACGGCGACGCGCTCAGGCCGCAATCCTGGATCGGCAATGACGGCATCGCCCCATCGGCGATCATCGATCCCTCGGCCCGGCTCGAAGACGGCGTGATCGTCGATCCCCTGGCGGTGATCGGCCCGGATGTGGAGATCGGCAGCGGCACCGTGATCGGCGTCGGGGCTGTGATCGGGCCCGGCGTCAAGATCGGCCGGGACTGCAATGTCGGTGCCGGCACGGCGATCCAGTGCGCCCTGATCGGCAACAACGTGCTGATCCATCCGGGCTGCTCGATCGGCCAGGACGGCTACGGCTTCATCTTCTTCGGCCCCGAGGGCCATCTGAAGGTGCCACAGACCGGGCGGGTGCTGATCCAGAACGACGTCGAGGTCGGCGCCAACACCACGATCGACCGCGGGTCCTTGCGCGACACCGTGATCGGCGAGGGGACCAAAATCGACAATCAGGTCCAGATCGGCCACAATGTGACGATTGGGCGGCATTGTCTGCTGGCGGCCCAGATCGGCCTCGCCGGGAGCCTGAGCATCGGCGACAACGTGGCGCTGGGAGCGAAGGTTGGCATCAACAACCACCTCAAGATCGGCGACGGAGCTCAGGTGACCGCCATGAGCGCCGTCAAGGACGACATCCCGCCGGGCGGACGCTGGGGCGGGCATTTCGCCAAGCCGACCAAACAATGGTTCAAGGAGATCATCGCGGTGGAGCGTCTGGTGCGCGACAGCAAGGCCGATCCGAAGGACGAGGGACGGGAATGACCGAGGAATCGCCTGTTAAGTTCGAACTGGTGGATATCAATGCGATCCTCCAGACGCTGCCGCACCGCTTTCCGATGCTCCTGATCGACCGCGTGATCAACATCCGCGCCGATTACAGCGGCATCGGCATCAAGAACGTCACCTTCAACGAGCCGGCTTTCCAGGGGCATTTCCCCGAGCGCCCGGTCTATCCCGGCGTCATGATGATCGAGGCGATGGCGCAGACCGCGGGCGTGATCGGCATCAAGTCGGTCGAGGGCACCGAGAAGCCGCGCGCGGTCTATTTCCTCACCATCGACAAGTGCAAGTTCCGCAAGCCCGTGCTGCCCGGCGATACCATCGAGTATCACATGCGCTCGGTCGGCCGCCGCAAGGCGATGTGGTGGTTTCACGGCGATGCCAAGGTCAACGGGCAGGTCGTCGCCGAGGCCGACGTCGGTGCCATGCTGACGGACTGAGCGGAATCAACCTCTCTCGACCGGCTCACGCGTCGCACGCGTAGCGCCCCATGATCGTCTCGCGCTTGATGGTCTGGTTGAAGAATCGTCCCACGGAGGGCGCGCCGAGGAGACGCTCGACCGTCTCGGCCGTCACGCCGCAATAGCGGTCATAGGTGCCGTTGCTCGCGACAATCAGGTCCTGCTGCGTGCGATCGTAACAGACCCGCTGAAGCACCGTGCTGCGGGTGATGTCCCGGCATTCAAATGTCCCGAGATCGACGAGGCGGTGTTCGCCGGTCTCGACCGTCTCGGACACGATCGGCGTACCCGCCAGCTGTGCGAGCAGAAGGACCAGGGCCCTGACCACGATAGCTGAAGCTCCGCATGAACTTGTTGATGAGCCGGCAAGGCCACCTCATCCGTTACTTGAAACACGCCGAGATGATACGTCACTGGACAGATCGGGCATAGTCGCGCTAACCACCCGAAAACCAAGCGACTTCAATACATAACCAGACCTTCTTGACGAGTAAGATAGGCTTGATGAGCAAGATTGATCCCACCGCACGGGTCGCGGACGGCGCCGTGATCGGCGAGGGTACCGAGGTCGGACCCTATTGCATCATCGGCCCGAACGTCGTGATCGGCGCGAACTGCAAGCTGATCGGACATGTCACTGTCATCGGCCATACCTCGCTCGGCGATAGCTGCGTGATCTCGCCGTTCGTGGTGCTGGGCGGCGCCCCGCAGGATCTCAGCTACAAAGGTGAGCCGACTCGGCTCGAGATCGGCTCGAGCTGCACCATCCGGGAAGGTGCGACCATGAATGTCGGCACGATCAAGGGTGGAGGGCTGACCCGTGTCGGCAACGGCGGCTACTTCATGAACAACAGCCATGTCGGCCATGACTGCATGGTCGGCGACAACGTGATCTTCGCGACGTCAGCGACACTCGGCGGTCATTGCGAGATCGGCGACGCCGTCTACATCGGGGGGCTGTCAGCGGTGCACCAGTTCACGCGCGTCGGCCCCTATGTCATGGTCGGAGGCGTGTGCGGCGTGCGCGACGACGTCATTCCGTACGGGCTGGTCAACGGCCAATATGCGGTGCTGGAGAGCCTCAACCTGATCGGCATGAAGCGCCGCAAGTTCACCAAGCAGCGGCTTGCGACCGTGCGAGGATTCTACCAGAAGCTCTTCCACGGCCCCGGCACCTTCGCTGAGCGGCTGGAGGTGGCGCGGCCGCTCGCGGGCGAAGACCCTGCGATCGCCGAAATCCTCGACTTCATCGGCAAGGGCAAACGCCCGCTCTGTCTTCCCGCCATCGAGAAGTGAGTCCGGGATGGCCGCGGGCATGACATCGGCGGCTTCGGAGGTTTCGTCACCGGTCGGCATCGTCGCCGGCGGCGGCGCCATGCCGTTCGCGGTCGCTGACTCGCTCTCCGCGCGCGGCATCACGCCGGTGCTGTTTCCGCTGCGCGGGGCCTGCGATCCGGCGCGGGTTGAGAAATTCCGCCACCGCTGGATCTCGGTCGGCCAGCTTGGCCGCGCGATGCGGCTGTTCCGCGAAGAAGGCTGCCGCGACTTGATCTTCATCGGCACATTGGTCCGGCCTTCGCTGTCCGAGATCCGTTTCGACGTCAAGACGCTGCGCCTGATCGGCAACGTCATCCGCGCCTTCCGCGGCGGCGACGATCATCTGCTGTCAGGTGTCGGCCGCATCCTCGAGCAGGACGGCTTTCGCATGGTCGGCATCAAGGACGTCGCGCCCGATCTGCTGATGCCTGAAGGCTGCATCAGCCGCGCCTGGCCGAGCGACACCGGCAAGACCGACATCGAGCGCGGCCGCGCGGTGCTGACCGCGCTCGGTCCGTTCGACATCGGCCAGGCTGCGGTCGTGATCGACGGTCACGTGGTGGCGGTCGAGGATATCGAGGGCACCGACGCACTGCTCGCACGTGTCGCGCGGCTGCGCGAGGAGGGTCGCATTCGCGCGGCCATGGGCCGCGGCGTGCTGGTGAAGGCGCCGAAGAGCGGCCAGGATTTGCGCTTCGACCTGCCCACGATCGGCCCGCGCACCCTCGAGGGCGTCGCGGCCGCCGGCCTTGCCGGCATCGCCGTCATCGCCGGCAACACCATCGCCGCCGAGCCGCAGGCGATGATCGCGCTCGCCGACGCAAAATATCTCTTCGTGATCGGCCTGCCGGCGTGATGCAGGGTCGCGATCCCAAGCGCAAGATCTTCCTGATCGCCACGGAGGAATCCGGCGACCGGCTCGGCAGCGCCTTAATGAAGGTGCTGCGCCAGCGCCTCGGCGACGGTGTGCAGTTCGTCGGCGTCGGCGGCCGCACCATGGCGCGCGAGGGGCTCGAGACGCTGTTTCCGATCGAGGAGCTCTCGATCGTCGGCTTCGCCGCGGTGGTACAGCAGCTGCCAAAGATCCTCCGTCTGATCCGCGAGACGGCCGACGCCGTGACTGCGGCCGCGCCCGACGCGCTCGTCATCATCGACAGCCCGGATTTCACCCATCGCGTCGCCCGCCGCGTGCGTTCGCGCAGTCCCGGGATTCCGATCGTCGATTACGTGTCGCCGCAGCTCTGGGCGTGGCGGCCGGGACGGGCGCGGACCATGCTCGGCTATGTCGACCACGTGCTGGGCCTGCTGCCGTTCGAGCCGGAGGAATACCGCAAGCTCGGCGGGCCGCCATGCAGCTATGTCGGCCATCCCTTGATCGAGCAATTGCCGTCGTTGCGGCCGAGCGCGGAGGAGCAGAAGCGCCGCGACGGTGAGCCGGCGGTGCTCCTGGTGCTGCCCGGCAGCCGCCGCAGTGAGATCCGGCATCACCTCGACGTGTTCGGTGCGGCACTCGGGCGGTTGCAGGCGGAGGGGCGCGCGTTCGAACTGATGCTACCGACCATGCCGCACCTCGAAGCCACCATCCGCGAGGGTATCGCGCATTGGCCGATCAAGCCTCGCATCGTGATCGGTGAGAGCGAGAAACGCGCTGCCTTCCGCATTGCCCACGCGGCGCTGGCAAAATCCGGCACGGTGACGCTCGAGCTCGCGCTGTCGGGCATTCCGATGGTGACGGCTTACCGCGTCGGCGCGGTCGAGGCATTCATCCTGCGCCGCGCGATCCGTGTCTCCTCGGTGATCCTCGCGAATCTCGTGATCGGCGAGGATGTCATTCCGGAGTATTTGCAGGAGGACTGCACGCCGGAGACGCTCGCGACGGCACTGTCGCAGGTGCTGACCGACACGCCGCTGCGCAAGCAGCAGGTCGAAGCCTTCGCCCGGCTCGATCAGATCATGTCGACCGGCAACAAATCGCCGAGCGTGCTCGCGGCCGACATCGTGCTGGCAACGATGCGCAAGGCTCGGCGGTAAGCGGCGGTCTTGTAGGATGGGCAAAGCGAAGCGGGCCCACCATTCCTTGCTCGGTTGCCGAGAGATGGTGGGCACGGCGCTTTGCGCCTTTGCCCACCCTACAGCACTACCGTACTAGGCCAAGCCGCCGTCGACCCGGAAACATTGACTGGTGATGCGCTGGCTCTCGTCGGATGCCAGGAACAGTGCCATTCTTGCAATGTCCTCGGGCGTTACCGCATCGGGAACGGCCTGGCGGGTACGAAACTCGGCGATCACCCGCTCGTCGGGATACCACAGCCGGCGCTGGCGCTCGGTGATGACCATCCCCGGCGCGATCGCGTTGACGCGGATGCGGTCGGAGCCGACCGACCGTGCCAGCGAGTTGGTGAAGCCGACGATGGCCGCCTTTGCCGCGGCATAGACCGGCAGTGCCGGTGCGCCGCGCATCCAAGCGATGGAAGACATGTTGATGATCGAGCCGCCGCCGCGCGCCTGCATCTGCGGCAGCACGGCCTGAGCGGCAAAGAAGACGTGCTTGAGGTTGACGCCGACCATCCAATCGAACTCGGCGGGCGTCACCTCTGCGAGCACCTGGCGCCGGTCGTTGGCAGCGTTGTTGACGAGCACCGCGGCGTCACCGAGCTTTCGGTGGGCCTCCGCCATCGCGGCGCGCAGGGCGTCGATGTCGAGGAGATCGCAGGGCACGAACAGCGGCGCGGTCCCGCCCGCGGCTGCCACCTCTTTCGCCAGCGTTTCGCCGGCGTTCGTGTCGACATCGAGGAAGGCGACGCGCGCCCCCTGGGCGGCAAAGGCCCGTACGAAGGCGGCACCGATGCCGCTGGCGCCACCGGTGATCAACACCACGCGGTCCGCGAGGCCGGCATAGCTTGTCTTTGTCATGCGATCAGTCGCTCCGTCTCGGGGTCGAACAGGCAGATGCGGCGGGTGTCGAGCGCGAAGGAGGCCGACGCGCCGGGCGCGGGACGGATATCGGGCGAGACGCGCGCCATCGCGGGCTCACCCCCGAGCCGCAGCAACACCATCGTTTCGGCACCGGTCGGTTCGACCATCTCTACCGGCGCGTTGACGAGGACAGGCGCATCGCCGGAAAAGACGCGACTACCCTCGGTGATGCATTCCGGCCTGATGCCGAACACCACCTCGCGGCCGACAAAGGGCGCCGCGGCGTCATATCCCCTCAAGCGCAGACGAACCTCGTCCGGCCGCCCGGCGCCGATCACGACCACCGGTCCGTCGTTCTCGGCCACGAGCCGCGCCGGCATGGTGTTCATCGGCGGCGAGCCCATGAAGCGCGCCACGAACAGATTGGCCGGGTAGCGGTACACGGTGTCGGGGTCGGCGAATTGCTGCACGCTGCCTTGATGCATCACGGCGATCCGCGTCGCCATCGTCATCGCCTCGATCTGGTCATGGGTGACATAGACGATGGTGGCGCCGATGCGCTGGTGCAGCCGCTTGATCTCCATCCGCATCTCGACGCGCAGCTTGGCGTCGAGATTGGACAGGGGCTCGTCGAACAGGAAGAGCAGGGGATTTCGCACAAGCGCACGGCCCATCGCCACGCGCTGGCGCTGACCGCCCGACAATTGCGACGGCTTGCGGCCGAGCAGCGGCTCGATCTGGAGCAGCTTGGCCACGTTCGCGACCGCCTTGTCCTGCTCGGTCTTCGATACATGACGGCATTCCATGCCGAAGGTGATGTTCTGGCGCACCGTCATCGACGGATAGAGCGCGTAGGACTGGAACACCATGGCGATGTCGCGGTCCTTGGGCGGGATGTCGTTGACGACGCGGCCGCCGATCTCGATCGTCCCCGCGCTCGCGCGATCGAGCCCGGCGACGATGTTGAGCAGCGTGGACTTGCCACAGCCGGACGGTCCGACCAGCACGGTGAACTCGCCGCTCTCGATGTCGAGATCGATGCCCTTCAGCACCTCCAGATTGGCGTAGCGCTTGGAGAGGGCGCGAATGCTCAGTGCTGCCATGACAAATCCATCATTTCACTGCGCCGGCGGTGAGGCCGCGCACGAAGTACCTGCCGCCGAGCAGATAAATCAGCAAAGTGGGCAGGGCTGCGATGATCACGGCTGCGCTCTGCACGCCATGCTGTGGAATATCCGCGATTGCGGCAGACAGCGCGATCAGAGCGGCCGTGACGGGCTGCTGCTGGCCGGTCGTGAACGTCACGCCATAGAGGAACTCGTTCCAGATATGCGTGAACTGCCAGATCACCGTGACGATCAGGATGGGAGCCGAGAGAGGCAGAATGATGCGCCAGAAGATGCGAAAGAACCCGGCGCCATCGATGCGAGCGGCCCTGATCAGTTCTTGCGGAATGGCGACATAGTAGTTCCGGCAGAACAATGTGGTGAAGGAGAGGCCCTGGATCGTGTGAATCAGCACGAGGCCGGTCAGCGTGTTGATGAGACCGGTGTCTCGCAGCACGATGGTCCAGGGAAGAAGGCGCATCTGCTGGGGCAGGAAGAGGCCGAGTGTCACGATGCCGTAGATCCAGTTATCGCCCCGAAAGCGCCAGAGCGATACGGCGTAGCCGGCAATCGCACCGAGTATGGTCGAGAAGATCGTTGCAGGAATCGTGACGAGCGCGGAGTTCAGCATATACGGCCGGATGCCGGCGCAGGTCTCGGCCACGCAGAAGCCGCTCCAGGCCTTGGCGTAGTTGCTCCAGGCCAAATGTTGCGGCCAGCCGATCATCGAGCCCTGCGCAATCTCCTCGTTGGTGCGGAGCGAGTTCAGCACGACAACAAGAAGTGGCGCGAGATAGGCGGCCGCGAACAATGAAACGACGAGATAGATCAGAACTCGGCTTGGCGCGAAGGCTTGTTCACGCATGGGTTGCCCGCCGTTGCTGGACATAACGCCACGCCGCATAGGGCAGCAGCACCGCAAGAAGAATAAGCAGCATGAGCACTGCCGCCGCCGCACCCCGGCCGAGCTGGCTGCGCTGGAACATGAGATCGTAGACGACCAGGGCCGGCAGCTGGGTCGCGATACCGGGCCCGCCATTGGTGAGGGCGCGGACGAGGTCGAAGGCCGAAATCGCGAACTGCAGCTGGACCACGACGACGGTGATGGTGATCGGCCAGAGCGTCGGCAAAATGACGCGCCAATAGGTTCGGATCGGTCCGGCGCCGTCGATCTGCGCAGCCTTGATAATGTCGCCGTCGACGGAGCGAAG
This genomic stretch from Bradyrhizobium sp. CCGB12 harbors:
- a CDS encoding ABC transporter ATP-binding protein, with protein sequence MAALSIRALSKRYANLEVLKGIDLDIESGEFTVLVGPSGCGKSTLLNIVAGLDRASAGTIEIGGRVVNDIPPKDRDIAMVFQSYALYPSMTVRQNITFGMECRHVSKTEQDKAVANVAKLLQIEPLLGRKPSQLSGGQRQRVAMGRALVRNPLLFLFDEPLSNLDAKLRVEMRMEIKRLHQRIGATIVYVTHDQIEAMTMATRIAVMHQGSVQQFADPDTVYRYPANLFVARFMGSPPMNTMPARLVAENDGPVVVIGAGRPDEVRLRLRGYDAAAPFVGREVVFGIRPECITEGSRVFSGDAPVLVNAPVEMVEPTGAETMVLLRLGGEPAMARVSPDIRPAPGASASFALDTRRICLFDPETERLIA
- a CDS encoding carbohydrate ABC transporter permease is translated as MREQAFAPSRVLIYLVVSLFAAAYLAPLLVVVLNSLRTNEEIAQGSMIGWPQHLAWSNYAKAWSGFCVAETCAGIRPYMLNSALVTIPATIFSTILGAIAGYAVSLWRFRGDNWIYGIVTLGLFLPQQMRLLPWTIVLRDTGLINTLTGLVLIHTIQGLSFTTLFCRNYYVAIPQELIRAARIDGAGFFRIFWRIILPLSAPILIVTVIWQFTHIWNEFLYGVTFTTGQQQPVTAALIALSAAIADIPQHGVQSAAVIIAALPTLLIYLLGGRYFVRGLTAGAVK